One stretch of Bombina bombina isolate aBomBom1 chromosome 7, aBomBom1.pri, whole genome shotgun sequence DNA includes these proteins:
- the LOC128667148 gene encoding E3 ubiquitin/ISG15 ligase TRIM25-like has product MATADLREELTCPICLSIYTDPVTLSCGHNYCLGCIESVLGTQEGSGVYSCPQCRKGFSIRPELQRNIALCNVVKHLQITQPEQKDTGVLCTYCVHSPVPAAKSCLHCEASLCDTHLRVHSKSEEHVLAEPTTSWGNRKCSIHKKLLEYYCTEDAACICASCSLAGEHRGHQVELLNEASEKKKKKLRNVLQKLTTEREKTEKRVQSLQEHRRGVQEKAAGVTERLTALIRDIRKQLEDLEKRVLSDITRQQEQVLHPISDLIQQLEKEKDELTRKMRHIEELCNMTDPLTVLQEQESHRDDFCGAEKGDNEVTQRGDKQVLAGGDLDEGLISVTLYRGLADIVTDVKREIYVQVTSDILLDINTANNNVIVSGDLKTVSWSLISQQRPETPERFTDAPQVLSTRSFSSGRHYWEVQISKSGLWCAGVCYTSMGRGGGQSVIGENSKSWGLWGYNKGLYMIRNTIDTSIHPPLSCDIVGILLDYEAGRLTFYELCDPIRHLHTVTVTFTDPLNAVFGVWDDDGAWVRILR; this is encoded by the exons ATGGCGACTGCTGACCTGAGAGAGGAGCTAACCTGCCCCATCTGCCTGAGCATTTATACAGATCCTGTAACTCTCAGCTGTGGCCATAACTACTGCCTGGGCTGTATTGAGAGTGTGCTGGGTACTCAGGAGGGGTCTGGGGTTTATTCCTGTCCTCAGTGCAGAAAGGGATTCAGTATCAGACCTGAGCTGCAGAGGAACATAGCGCTGTGTAATGTAGTGAAGCATTTACAGATTACTCAGCCAGAGCAAAAAGACACTGGGGTCCTCTGCACTTACTGTGTTCACTCTCCTGTACCTGCTGCTAAATCATGTCTGCATTGTGAGGCTTCTCTGTGTGATACCCACCTGAGGGTACACAGCAAGTCTGAGGAACACGTCTTAGCTGAACCCAcaacttcctggggtaacagaaaatgctccatacACAAGAAGCTCCTggaatattactgcactgaggatgctgcctgtatctgtgcgtcctgctccctggccggagagcacaggggacaccaggtggagctgctgaatgaggcttctgagaagaagaaaaagaaactgagaaatgttctgcagaaactgaccacagagagagagaagaccgagaaaagagtccagagtctgcaggagcacaggagaggggtgcaagagaaagcagctggtgtaacagagcgactcactgccctgattagggacatccggaaacagctggaagacctagagaagcgagtcctgagtgacatcacccggcagcaggaacAGGTTTTACacccaatctctgatctgatccagcagctggaaaaagagaaggacgagctgaccaggaagatgcgtcacattgaggagctgtgcaacatgactgacccattaactgtcctacaagaacaggaatcacacagagatgacttTTGTGGTGCTGAGAAGGGAGATAATGAGGTCACACAGAGAGGTGATAAACAGGTCCTTGCTGGGGGGGATTTAGATGAAGGTCTGATCTCAGTGACCTTATACAGAGGTTTAGCTGATATTGTGACTGATGTAAAGAGAGAGATCTATGTGCAGGTGACATCCGACATATTACTGGATATAAACACAGCTAATAATAATGTTATTGTATCAGGTGACCTGAAAACTGTATCCTGGTCACTTATAAGCCAGCAGCGACCTgaaacaccagagagatttacagaTGCTCCTCAGGTGTTAAGCACCAGGAGCTTTTCCTCAGGACGACATTACTGGGAAGTGCAGATCAGTAAATCAGGGCTCTGGTGTGCAGGGGTTTGTTATACCAGTATGGGGAGGGGAGGAGGTCAGTCTGTGATAGGAGAGAATAGCAAGTCCTGGGGTTTGTGGGGTTATAATAAAGGTCTTTACATGATACGTAACACAATAGACACCTCAATAcacccccctctatcatgtgacatagTAGGAATACTGCTGGACTATGAGGCTGGGCGTCTGACCTTTTATGAGCTGTGTGACCCGATCAGACACTTACACACCGTCACTGTCACCTTCACTGATCCTCTTAATGCTGTATTTGGTGTATGGGATGATG atggtgcctgggtgagaatcctgcgctag